The DNA segment AGACGCTGATTGGCCCCAACCCGACGGACGAGCTGGCAAGGCGGCGCAACCGCGCCGTATGAGCCGCTGCGCCGCACGGGGCCCGTCCCGTCCGCGCTCCTGTGCGGTGGGTACGGGGCGGCGGCACGTGGGGTGGGGCGTTGTCAGTGGCGTAGGGCAGCATCGGAGCTGTGAGATCCGCGCCCACCGTCCTGCACCTCGACATGGACGCCTTCTTCGCCTCGGTGGAGCAGGCGTCCAAGCCGAGCCTGCGCGGGAAGGCCGTGGTCGTGGGCGGGCTCGGGCCGCGGGGTGTGGTCGCCACCGCCTCGTACGAGGCCCGGTTCTTCGGTGTCCGCTCTGCGCTGCCCATGGCGCAGGCGCGGCGGCTCGCGCCGAACGCGGCGTATCTGGTGCCCCGCTTCGCGTTGTACCGGTCGATCAGTGACCAGGTGATGGGTCTGCTGCGGGCGCTGTCACCGTTGGTGGAGCCGTTGAGTCTCGACGAGGCGTTCGTGGATCTGGAGGCCGGGGGGGCGGCCGGGGACGAGCGGTCCGCGAGGCTTGCCGGGGCGAAGCTGCGCGCCGACATCCGGGCGGTTACGGGGCTCACCGGATCGGTGGGGCTGGCGGCCTCCAAGATGCTGGCGAAGATCGCCTCGGAGCAGGCCAAGCCGGACGGCCTGGTGCTGATCGAGCCGGGGACCGAGCGGGCCCTGCTGGCACCACTGCCGGTCCGGACTCTGCCGGGTGTCGGGCCGGCCACCGGTGACCACCTGCGGCGTGCCGGGATCCACACGGTCGGGGAACTTGCCGAGGCGGGGGAGGCCGAGCTGGTACGCCTGCTCGGCAAGGCACACGGACACGCTCTGCACGCCATGTCCCTGGCGCGGGACGAACGATCCGTGGTGGCCGAGCGGGAGACGAAGTCGGTGTCGGTCGAGGACACCTACGACGTGGACATCCACGACCGGGTGCGGGTCGGAACGGAGGTCCAGCGCCTCGCCGACCGCTGTGTGCGCCGGCTGAGGACGGCAGGGCTGTCGGGCCGGACCATCGTGCTGAAGGTGCGCCGGTACGACTTCTCGACGCTCACCCGCTCCGAGACCCTGCGAGGGCCCACGGACGATCCCGCGGTGGTGCGCGAGGCCGCGGCGCGGCTGCTGGACTCGGTCGACACGACGGGCGGCGTGCGGCTGCTGGGCGTGGGGGTCAGCGGGCTCGCGGACTACACGCAGGAGGACCTGTTCGCACAGGCGGCGGGGGAGCGGGAGAAGGAGCTGCTGGGCGAGGAGGCGGGGGCGGCCGCACCCTCGGAGGAACAGCAGCAGGCGGACGCCGAGCGGCGCTGGCCTGCCGGGCACGACGTACGGCACAGTGAGTACGGCCATGGGTGGGTCCAGGGCAGTGGCCTGGGGAGGGTCACCGTGCGGTTCGAGACGCCCGGGTCGGTGCCGGGGCGGGTGCGGACCTTCCGGACCGGGGACCCGGCCCTGCACCCCGCGGATCCGCTGCCGTTGGTGGAGAGAAGACCTCGGGACGACAGGGAGAGCGCGGACGGCCCGAGCAACAAGGACGGTCGGGCCGGCGACGGTCGGCACGCTGAGGGCGGCCAGGGCGGCCGGGAGGTCCGGGGCAGCCAAGAGGCAGCGGCCGGTGTACCGGATCCAGGGCTCTCGGGAGGGTAGGACCCAGGGCTGCCCCGGACGTGGAACAGTGACGAGGACCGTGCGGATTGTGCCCGCAGAGGCCGGAGGGCGGGGCAGCAACGGCACGTGGGTGCCACGGAGGGCGTCAGGCTGAGTCGTCGCTGCCGGCGAGTTTGCCGAAGTCGTGGTCCGGGAGCGGGGGAGGGGCGGCGATGTCCAGGCCGTAGTGGTGGTAGAGCTGGAGCTCCTGCTCCGGGGAGAGGTGACGGCCCACGCCGAAGTCGGGGGCGTCCTTGATCAGGGCGCGTTCGAAGGGAATGTGGAGGCCGCCGTCGATCAGCTCGCTCGGCTCCAGAGGAACGAAGGCGTCCCTGCTGAACAGGCCGGTGCGTATCGCCGCCCACTCCGGCACGCCGGTGGCGTCGTCGAGATAGACCTCGTCGATCGTGCCGATCCGGGTGCCGTTGCGGTCGAATGCCTTGCGGCCGATCAGGTTGCGCGGATCGATGTCGGTCTGCACGGGCCCTCCACTGGTCGCAATTCCGCACACCACTCGTCAGCACTACAAAACGGCACAATCGGCGCGTCGGCCACTCGAACGTCCGGATCTTGCCCTCGCTGGTACGCTGGCAGCGGCTGCTGACCCCGTGCGGGAGAGTCCTCCAGGCGCCACCGGAGGGCGCCGAAGGAGCAAATCCTCCCCGGAATCTCTCAGGCCCACGTACCGCATGGACGAGGTCACTCTGGAAAGCAGAGCGGGTGTCCACGGTTTCCGCTCTCACCGACGGTGAAAGCCGGCTGCCCCGGGCAGCCGGTGAAGCTCTCAGGTTGAGATGACAGAGGGGGAGGCCGTCCGGGCACCCGTCACGGTGCCCCTCGAAGGTCGTCAGACCAGGAGGCCTCCGCACATGACCGTCCATCGCATTCCCCTCTCCGAGCTCGAACAGGGAACGCCCTTCGAGCGGCGTCACATCGGCCCCGACCACGAGGCCCGCGCCAAGATGCTCGCGCAGGTCGGCTACGGCTCGCTCGACGAGCTGACGGCCGCCGCGGTCCCGGATGTGATCAAGAACGCTGACGCGCTGGACCTGCCGGATGCCCGGACCGAGCCCGAAACGCTGGACGAACTGCGATCGCTGGCCGACCGCAACGAGGTGCTCGGCTCCATGATCGGGCTGGGGTACTACGGGACCTTCACGCCGCCCGTCATCCTGCGGAACGTGATGGAGAACCCCGCCTGGTACACGGCGTACACGCCGTACCAGCCGGAGATCTCGCAGGGACGGCTCGAAGCGCTGCTGAACTTCCAGACCATGGTCGCCGAGCTCACCGGCCTGCCGACCTCCGGTGCCTCCCTGCTCGACGAGGGCACCGCGGCCGCCGAGGCGATGGCCCTGTCGCGCCGCATGGGCAGGAACAAGAGGGGCCTGTTCCTGGTCGACGCGGACGCGCTGCCGCAGACCGTCGCCGTCATCGAGACCCGGGCCGAGCCGGCCGGCGTCGAGGTCGTGGTCGCCGACCTGAGCGAGGGCATCCCCGCCGAGGTGGCCGAGCGCGAGATCAACGGCGTGCTGGTCCAGTACCCGGGCGCCTCCGGTGCCGTACGCGACATCAAACCGGTGATCGACCAGGCGCACGAGCTGGGCGCGCTCGTCACCGTGGCCGCCGATCTGCTCGCCCTCACGCTGCTGAGGTCCCCCGGCGAACTCGGCGCGGACATCGCCGTCGGCACGACACAGCGCTTCGGAGTGCCGATGGGCTTCGGCGGACCGCACGCCGGATACATGGCCGTGCAGGAAAAGATGGCGCGCAGTCTGCCCGGCCGGCTCGTCGGCGTCTCCGTCGACGCGGACGGGCACAAGGCCTACCGGCTCGCCCTCCAGACCCGTGAACAGCACATCCGCCGTGAGAAGGCCACCAGCAACATCTGTACCGCCCAGGTGCTGCTCGCCGTCATGGCCGGCATGTACGCCGTGCACCACGGCCCCGAGGGGCTGCGGACCATCGCGTGGCGCACCCACCGCTATGCGACGGTCCTCGCCGAGGGACTGCGGGCCGGCGGCGTGGAGATCGTCCACGCAGCCTACTTCGACACGCTGACCGTACGGGTCCCCCGGCGGGCCGCCGAGGTCGTGGCCGCCGCCCGGGACAACGGCGTCAACCTGCACCGCGTCGACGCCGACCTCGTCTCGATCGCCTGCGACGAGACCACCACGCGCGACCGGCTCGCCGCAGTGTGGAGCGCCTTCGGCCTCGAGGGTGACGTCGAGTCCCTGGACGCGGCCGCGCGCAACGCCCTGCCGGACGCCCTGCTGCGCACCGACGAGTACCTGACGCACCCCGTCTTTCACCAGCATCGCTCCGAGACGGCGATGCTGCGCTACCTGCGCAGGCTCGCCGACCGCGACTACGCGCTGGACCGCGGCATGATCCCGCTGGGCTCCTGCACCATGAAGCTCAACGCGACCGCGGAGATGGAGCCCGTCACCTGGCCCGAGTTCGGGCAGTTGCATCCCTTCGCGCCGGCCGGGCAGGCCCAGGGTTACCTCACCCTCATCCGCGAGCTGGAGGACCGGCTCGCGGAGGTCACCGGCTACGACCGGGTGAGCCTCCAGCCCAATGCGGGCTCCCAGGGCGAACTGGCCGGGATGCTCGCCGTGCGCGGCTACCACCGGGCCAACGGCGACGAGCAGCGCACCGTCTGCCTCATCCCGTCCTCCGCGCACGGAACCAACGCCGCCAGCGCCGTCATGGCCGGCATGAAGGTCGTCGTCGTGAAGACCGCAGAGGACGGCGAGGTCGACATCGACGACCTGCGCGCGAAGATCGAGCGGTACCGCGACGAGCTGTCGGTGCTGATGATCACCTACCCCTCCACGCACGGTGTGTTCGAGGAGCATGTCGCCGACATCTGCGCGGCCGTGCACGAGGCCGGCGGCCAGGTGTACGTGGACGGCGCGAACCTCAACGCGCTGGTCGGGCTGGCCAAGCCCGGACACTTCGGCGGGGACGTCTCGCACCTGAACCTGCACAAGACCTTCTGCATCCCGCACGGCGGCGGTGGTCCCGGCGTCGGCCCGGTCGGCGTGCGGGCGCATCTGGCGCCGTACCTGCCCAACCATCCGCTGCAGCCCGAGGCGGGGCCGGAGACCGGGATCGGGCCCATCTCGGCGGCGCCGTGGGGCTCTGCGGGAATCCTGCCCATCTCGTGGGCGTACGTCCGGCTGATGGGCGGCGAAGGGCTCAAGCGGGCCACCCAGGTAGCGGTACTCAGCGCCAACTACATCGCCAAGCGCCTCGAGCCGCACTATCCGGTGCTGTACGCCGGTCCCGGCGGGCTGGTCGCGCACGAGTGCATCATCGACCTGCGACCCCTGACCAAGGCGACCGGCGTGAGCGTGGACGACGTGGCCAAGCGGCTGATCGACTACGGCTTCCACGCGCCGACGATGTCGTTCCCCGTGGCCGGGACGTTGATGATCGAGCCGACCGAGTCCGAGGACCTGGCCGAACTCGACCGGTTCTGCGAGACGATGATCGCGATTCGCGCGGAGATCGAGAAGGTCGGCTCCGGTGAGTGGCCCGCGGACGACAACCCCCTGCGCAACGCCCCGCACACCGCCGCCGCGCTCGGCGGGGAGTGGG comes from the Streptomyces sp. KMM 9044 genome and includes:
- a CDS encoding DNA polymerase IV, which translates into the protein MRSAPTVLHLDMDAFFASVEQASKPSLRGKAVVVGGLGPRGVVATASYEARFFGVRSALPMAQARRLAPNAAYLVPRFALYRSISDQVMGLLRALSPLVEPLSLDEAFVDLEAGGAAGDERSARLAGAKLRADIRAVTGLTGSVGLAASKMLAKIASEQAKPDGLVLIEPGTERALLAPLPVRTLPGVGPATGDHLRRAGIHTVGELAEAGEAELVRLLGKAHGHALHAMSLARDERSVVAERETKSVSVEDTYDVDIHDRVRVGTEVQRLADRCVRRLRTAGLSGRTIVLKVRRYDFSTLTRSETLRGPTDDPAVVREAAARLLDSVDTTGGVRLLGVGVSGLADYTQEDLFAQAAGEREKELLGEEAGAAAPSEEQQQADAERRWPAGHDVRHSEYGHGWVQGSGLGRVTVRFETPGSVPGRVRTFRTGDPALHPADPLPLVERRPRDDRESADGPSNKDGRAGDGRHAEGGQGGREVRGSQEAAAGVPDPGLSGG
- a CDS encoding PRC-barrel domain-containing protein, with translation MQTDIDPRNLIGRKAFDRNGTRIGTIDEVYLDDATGVPEWAAIRTGLFSRDAFVPLEPSELIDGGLHIPFERALIKDAPDFGVGRHLSPEQELQLYHHYGLDIAAPPPLPDHDFGKLAGSDDSA
- the gcvP gene encoding aminomethyl-transferring glycine dehydrogenase — translated: MTVHRIPLSELEQGTPFERRHIGPDHEARAKMLAQVGYGSLDELTAAAVPDVIKNADALDLPDARTEPETLDELRSLADRNEVLGSMIGLGYYGTFTPPVILRNVMENPAWYTAYTPYQPEISQGRLEALLNFQTMVAELTGLPTSGASLLDEGTAAAEAMALSRRMGRNKRGLFLVDADALPQTVAVIETRAEPAGVEVVVADLSEGIPAEVAEREINGVLVQYPGASGAVRDIKPVIDQAHELGALVTVAADLLALTLLRSPGELGADIAVGTTQRFGVPMGFGGPHAGYMAVQEKMARSLPGRLVGVSVDADGHKAYRLALQTREQHIRREKATSNICTAQVLLAVMAGMYAVHHGPEGLRTIAWRTHRYATVLAEGLRAGGVEIVHAAYFDTLTVRVPRRAAEVVAAARDNGVNLHRVDADLVSIACDETTTRDRLAAVWSAFGLEGDVESLDAAARNALPDALLRTDEYLTHPVFHQHRSETAMLRYLRRLADRDYALDRGMIPLGSCTMKLNATAEMEPVTWPEFGQLHPFAPAGQAQGYLTLIRELEDRLAEVTGYDRVSLQPNAGSQGELAGMLAVRGYHRANGDEQRTVCLIPSSAHGTNAASAVMAGMKVVVVKTAEDGEVDIDDLRAKIERYRDELSVLMITYPSTHGVFEEHVADICAAVHEAGGQVYVDGANLNALVGLAKPGHFGGDVSHLNLHKTFCIPHGGGGPGVGPVGVRAHLAPYLPNHPLQPEAGPETGIGPISAAPWGSAGILPISWAYVRLMGGEGLKRATQVAVLSANYIAKRLEPHYPVLYAGPGGLVAHECIIDLRPLTKATGVSVDDVAKRLIDYGFHAPTMSFPVAGTLMIEPTESEDLAELDRFCETMIAIRAEIEKVGSGEWPADDNPLRNAPHTAAALGGEWEHAYSRQEAVFPTGVSATDKYWPPVRRVDQAFGDRNLVCSCPPLEAYED